Below is a genomic region from Helianthus annuus cultivar XRQ/B chromosome 2, HanXRQr2.0-SUNRISE, whole genome shotgun sequence.
cataccttctagtctaacTAGTAACGATGACACAAGAGCCAATATCGTGGTTACTCAAAGAGTTATCCACCCCGAACGCCGGCTGCATCAGATGATGCTTGCAAATCGTGACTACAAGAGAGGCAACTGTGTTGATTTAGACATATCACGAAGGCCTGATGTAAATGCTGTTAATGTTTATTGTAAAGATTGTTTGGTGGTCACTATTCGATGCACAGATAGGCCTAGACTACTGTTTGATATCATTTATACACTTATAGACATGGATTACATTGTTCTTCATGGGTATATAAAGGCCGAAAGGACAGAAACATTCCAGGTTTGTTAACTTTTCGTGTGTTTTGTGCCTTTTCCATTATTTGAATGTATCATAGTTTGTGTTTTTACTTCGTAGATGATAtgatttttaaataataataataataataataataataataataataataataataataataataataataataataataataataatatattctttttctttttgagtccctgtgttttataggggtaatttggtcatttaacaaaacttaacaataaaattctaactgggttagaaatttggactcaaatggttaaagaaaatgcttatatggactcaggtcgttaaactttttgcttttgaactcaactagttaaaacctataaaacacagggactcaaaaagtaatatACCCTTAATTATAACTAGTGAAATTACTATTTTTAGGGATGCTTTTTAATAGATACGTAACATAAGTCAAGTTCAGTTATTAATTATAACTAGTGAAATTACTATTTAGGGATATTTTTAAATATGGACAAATTCTTATATGAGTCATGTTTAATAATTAACTAGGCTACCCAGTGTGGTTTGGCTATAAATGACACTCCTTCCCCCCTCCCCTTCCAAATGTGGGGTTTTGATTGGCTTCCTCATCTGCAACATCACGTCCATAAGAGCCTCCCGTAAACGTCCGCGATTACACTCACTTTGGGACCACTTTAGCGCCCTCTTTTGATGCCCACGGGGTGGAGGGTGGGCGCTATCAGGGTGTTATTAGCTGGTGTGGAGGTGAGACGTCACCCCGCATCACCCAAcattttatatgtatataaatagaaaagtatatcgtacaataTGTCTTAACGTACGTTGCGTACGTGATAGCAAAATCGCACGTTATGTTACCAaaaatgaaaatcgcatgttgtaaaaaacaaaatatcacatgttataaaaaaattcgcatgttaaaaaaaataaattcgcatgttaaaaaaataaactcgcatgttataaaaaacaAAATCGCATGCTAACAAAAATCACATGTTGATACTGCATCTCGTACGCAGCGTACGTTAAGACAATTTGTAAAATAACAGGCctctatgtgtgtgtgtatatatatctatatatatatatatatatatatatttctaatgATAATTAATatcattatttttattattagacCATGTACAATAAGATACGTCAAAAATCTGTAAAAACGTGTCTAGTTAGCTGCCACATTATAAAAACACGTACTCTTCAAAACAAATATTTCTTACCTCAATTTCACATAATTCATATAATTTTTATCACTTAACCTTATATCGTAAGGTTTAGTTATATCTTTAATTCAAAACAAATATTTCTTACCACAATTTGTTTTTTCAAATATCATAAATATAGACAGCTTTTTAGAAGTTATGAGTCATGTTCAATTATTAAGTGTAACCATAGAAATTACTATTCATATTCATAGGGATGCTTTtcttgataataataataataataataataataataataataataataataataataataataattaataataataattaataattgaACCCAAAATTAAAATATTTTTCCACATAATTTTCAAACATGCAAGATTGTAacataaaaaatcattttttttccaCAAAATTAACTCAACTATTTGCCTTATTGATGAGTGCGATACACATCACGAAATTAGTCACCACCATAAAACACTTAAGTGTTTCACGGTCTTTACGGCCGTGATGGGTGGTTTCACACCCGACCACCCTTTGTGGAGAGGTGCATATATTTATAATCACAACTCTATAATCAAAAGAAAGGGGAAAACAAGAATCCTTACCAAAATGATAGCTTTAATTGTATCCCTTTGAAGATCAAAGCCAATTGCATTATCTCTTTGTATATCCAATAATACGTCAACCAAGTCTTGATCAGTATGAGCATCCCCTTTACTTCTTTTATCTAAATGTTCTCTAACAACACCTTCAAGAAATTCATCAAATTCTTTAGCAACTTTACGCGCTTTGTCTTCTAGACCACTCAATCGGTCAATCCAAGACAACCATGGAATATAATTCCCAATGCATAAAGCGCCGAGCACATGCACAAACTGCGCCAACAAATCTGTGAATTTTAACCCTTGGTATGACCTCCCTAGGGAGACCTTACAAACTATGTTATTAACAAGCCAAAATACTAACTCACTTAAGTCAATTATAGAACCATTACTTTTCTCAATGCTTTCAATCATAAGACCTATCTCTTTTTCCCTCACATGGCGGAATGAGTGGACTCGTGAAGTATTTAGAAGGTGGACTACTGCAATACTCTTCACCTGCCTCCAAAACTCTCCATACGGAGAAAATGTTATGTCGCTTGAGCCATAGATAAGCATGTCGGGAATTATTAACTTTGGTCGATTAGCAAACTTTAAATCATGTGTTTTCATGATCTCTTTGGCTGATTCAGCGGAAGACGCTACAAGTGTGGGTACACTGCCAAATTGCATCAACATAAGTGAACCATGTTTTTGGGACAAGGCCCGAAGGGAGCGGTGAGGGCTCGACCCTAGTTGGTGGAGGTTTCCGATGATCGGTAGCTTCGGTGGAGATGGTGGTAACTTTTTCTTGATCTTTAATCGGAATGAAATCCATTTGAAACTGATAAAAGTTATTAAGATGAATGGAAAAAGGAAGTAGGTTTGTAACAAAGAAAACATTGCCTTTTTTGGCCACAAGATAAGATTGACAAGGATAATTATGTTGATATATGCTTAGTGTAATGACCATATATAGAAGTCTACAATCTCAATAGACAACGACGCATCATTTAACTTAATTAGTTTGACAATATATGTGCTATCTATATATAAGATAAGGTTTTTTAATccatttttaaaattttgttgTTGAAAATAAAGATAATGAATAAACAATATCCTGAAAATTAAATATTATCAACCGTCTAGATGTGACATGTCAACCATTGTGGTATCACGTTCTCTCTACCCATCTTAAATtttcaaattaaataaaaaatgttgtgttttaatatatataataataataataataagtcaAATTTTGGTTGAGtgttgaaattaaaaaaaatgatgtgttttaatatatataataatgggTCAAATTTTGGTTGAGTGTAAAACTTTGAGAAACGATTATAGTATTTGGTGATCATCTTAATTTTGATTAGAAGGGTTAGAGTGATAGACCATACGTAGACGCATTTAGCAACGAAATGTTTTACAAAGCGTCGCATGTTGAGCCTagtaacattttttttttcaaaaagcgTTGCAATTCGGAGAAAAGCAACGACTCTTTGAAGGGGGCAAAATGATCGAGACTGTTCATATTTGATTTaattttcatattttttaaattttaaataggAACTcacacactactagaaaactgctatTATTCGTATCAGAATTTTCTATTCTTTTCCTGCGAACAAAAATGCCGACACTTTTCCTATGAAATTCTGACGTATAAGAAAGGGTCTAAGTttgtgacaaaaaaaaaacaacaacaaattGGTTTGCGGAGGAGAAGTGTCAAAAAATTCTGAAAAATTTCCGACGAAATCCGTTTTCATTTTAATCATTTGTCGGAAATTCATAGAAATCGATAGGTGTCTAAGATAGTATGATTAATCATTAGTAGGAAATGCGTAGGAATCCAATTTATCATAAAAATAATCataataaaatgaaattaatGATATTAAAAGATaaagttttattatttataaaaatatgtgtTATCTTTAAGTTTGTTTTATCATAGATTCGACATAACTTATAAATATCCACCGGCTTCGGTGTCTAAGGTAGTATGGAAGCAATTGTGTAAGGTAAGGGAGTTACTTGCTAttattactattttttatatatatacttattGCTCTATATTTGTGTGGTTTATATTGTACTTGGCACATAGtcataaacacacacacatatattgtTTTCAGGGTTGGAACACCGAAAAATGGCTAAATAAGTCAGAGAGCGGGAGAACAAACCGAAGGGTAGTGGTGATGGTATATCCCGACATACCGACATACCGATGGATCCATAGGGTTTGACGAGCATCACATCCGTTTGGTAAGCTAATCATATTTATATAAATTAGTAAAAAAGTTGGGCCAAAAAATATAATTGGTTAAACTCAAATGTATTCTGAAATTGCTTTTTAGGAAAGAAAATATGGTCGAAAAGTAACCTGGATTGAAGTTTATTTCGTTACTCATCTCAAAGAGAAAAGCAAAAAAGAAGTATTGGGCCGGAGAGCTAGACATTAATAGTGTAAGTGCAGCTCTTGCCGGGTAATTAATCCTTCTTGTAATCCTTCAAAAGTGTGTGCACATTCTAGAGAtggagactatgtgttagtgagagaaagctagggtttagaacTTTGTGATCTAATCCAGCTTGTAGAAGATGTATACTCGTTCGGTAATGTAAATCTATGTTGATTGTAATGAGTGAATGAGTTTCTCTAAAAAATCTTCTTCTACATCTTCTATGTTTATGATTGTTTCACGTCTTGTTCAAGTGCAatgttgatgttcgtcatcgatccagtGCTTTTtcaggtggtatcagagcatggttaccgattcGGAATAGTCTAACCGCCTTctgaatcaccattgctcttgatttgatgtttgtttccgccaaacatcaTGAAGACGTGGTTTTTCTGCAGAAGAATTGAAGATATTTGGGTGTTTTTTGTTCAGTTATGAAGAAATTCGAGCTGTTTTGGAGAAGAATTGTTGGGTTTTAGTTAGATCTAGGTTTTTGATCCATTTTGGCTTTGTCCGGATTTCTGTAAGTTGTTAAATGTTACGAATCTTTTTTATTCCGACTTTAGCTTCCAAGTTTATTTGTGACCTTTATGTGACGTCACGTATTGGTAGATAACCCGGAAAAGTGTAGGATCGGTTTTTGACTCCCGAACGATTGCGTATCGACACGTGTGACGTGGGGAATCCGTACATGTGCATGGACCGAACACGAGAACCGTACTATAATCTGTGATTCAATTGATAGATCTGAAAATCGTACAAGAaacgtgaatcaccttttgcctttctctctctactttctctctctagctcctaTGCTCCAAAGTAGCAAATGGCAAAAAAGTTCTAAACTCTAACGCTAAGGGTTCTACTTATAGGCTAAGGCAATAAGGAGTGTTTCCTtatttacaattatgccaccttgccttttctccTATATATTACATATAAGCTCTAGTTTTCTTTAGTTTCTGCTACGATctggattgacggaggcgatagacattactgcactaacagactccccccttggatattgccgcagtcaatctcgtagcgtcttgtctttctttctctttgagtcttcttgaagctttattACATCTTCAGCAACATAGACtccctcttgcttgaacagactccttgtggatctgtcttcagcttcagctccccctttcggtggactctttcttcaggctccccctttcgtcaagcttccgtgcttttaagATCGACACctgctttccggttacaagctccccctcgcatcgagctcgtcttcagactcccccttagactcggctgtcgggatcgtaatctggtacAACATCTGCAATATCTCAAACATCTATAAgtaaaaacattttaaatatCCAGGATTGAAAACCTGGCTTTCTCAATTTAAGCTAAAACATTTTGACAATGAAAGCATTTTCGGTTGTCCATGAATGATGACCTGGCTCTCAAAAACTTTTAATCAAGATCCTGGctctaaaatataataatatgaatatatccaggattaCTTGATTCTCTCCCTCTATCAACAATCTTCATAGATTTGGCAGTATAAGTATCCAAGATCGAAACCTAGCATCTTTAACAATTTGAATATACAAAACCTTCACGAtttatcatccaagtccaaattaattaCCATGGAGacttcacaaactgtttttgaaattttttttattttaaaaacttcaagtttcaacttaatgaacttgtttattttcagaaacacgtttagcatacttagattttgaaactcagcttctcggatatcggttgtcgaaaataaattgaaatcaaaatctttttgtatttttctgaaacataaagcagtaaagaaatatttacagacatatttacagacaatatttttgtttaagttcgtgtcagaggatcatatcaatttaagaaaaatcactagcaccgttgagcttttaacactttaagttctaaacgattcacttagattgttagtatactgatccacttaaattttcacacaaagttcaatttaTTCGAGATAcaagatttagtgttttaagaacttaaacttattctcgtgtcccacctcagaatatactcccgtatcaaaattccctagattcagtcttataggtgagtataccaatttgatatctgtaatctgggttagtgcgagaccttgagagctcagggagatgaaggctcgactttagttgtgttccctttagagaatatTTTCTTCAACCGCAATTGATTcgtatctttcgatatttttcaatttttatacagagggtaagcttttaaagcgcgtaaagtattatacgaggtctaagccattgcttccgcaatatcagaagaccaggtataataccccagatatcaaacaatataaagacctagtatctcagaatcaggcaatctctcaaacaagattccGGGGGTTGCCCATATATCCAAAGATGTTCCCTACGAGATAAGTAAgaatttgatatttaggtttatatctcgaaaacaatctactaagcgtgtaaaaacctatttacatatcatcagtgagaccgtttatcacattttatctttccatttctttagcgtactgtgattgtctacagATGTACTATcgtttcctctttttacacacaactctttttgaattttctattgtttttggcttttttaaattttctaatgtttttggattttctgacaacaactcttactccccctaaaattcaaaacatttaaagaaaatttgacaacctgatactgatagctttgtctcgctatccattttctgctttacatgctttgttttgcagaaactatacccccatgatttacaacacattgatattttacagtttgaaaaccgtttttcaatcttgtgaaattaatcatgtttgttcagccttGAGGGTTTCGACATATTCAATCAatcatatttttggatttttgaatttttacaaaatttaaaaacaaatatattttgatttttttcatttttgacaaaataaacaTCTgttttcttgagcacctgcacattcacacttactcaattacttgaacaagtTAGCCCAAGTCTGTTTGACCATAGGCATTTTAACACAATATGATTCATTCAACTTCGGAAAATTAACATCGTTTTAAACAaacaacttttcatcttttacttCATTCTTTTTTATTGAATCAGTTTTCTGTTCAGAAACATGTTGTATCTTAACCACCCAGCCTTGTCCTTCTGAAGCACTTCTTTTGTAGAAATGTGAAtcattttgaacattttgattttgaacaacaacttttggtatCCAAAACTGATTTGGTTTCGTTGCATTgacagttgttttccaactttgtgttgttctaaatctgggtgtcactgatttccatgtttgttgtgagtcagcctttgacattttcggcttccaagtttgctttgaatcaaacttggttgacttctgaTTTACAACATCaaacttctttttcttctcaacatcaacaggttttggatcaaaagtgtgcttttgtcttccttttgtattttcaggattaaatgagctcaaataaacaaaagaagcaaaaacgcatctaaaactaacataaatacaagaaaaggaacaaacgtggcatgcccggcctcccgacagcatcttcccaagcaaaacaaggaaacagagggctgaacacaccccgtgcttAATGAGCaggggggcgtgcccaagtgtcagcagaaaagacaaagttgtagaagcttctattgcccaccacggggtcgtgctcagcggacacggggccatggtcaactataagattcgcagaatccaggaaaatcttgatagtacagaaacgcttctgcacacggggtcgtgctcaacggacacgggggcgtggtcaactaatgcagacaaactgcatttaatgaagaaagagaggagggtggacacgaggccgtgcccaacggacatagtgccgtgcccgagcttctgttcatcctataaataggagtgcttggagctctagcaactcatcccttggcacaccacctgatgcgtgtcagtgtgtatatatttttaatgtatatttaagccctttttacacttttagccaagttttaaatttataaaacacgatattcactaacactaaacacacatatgggcaagtgcacccatcgtggacgtagtatagtgttggtaagataccgaggtcgtccaaggacacaagagcttttaataccggtttatcctcaacgtctaatcaaatcaaaaaggttagaaaaatgttttaaactaagaaaaataaaaactaactaaatgctgaaaataaaaataaaataaaaacagatagacaagatgaatcacttggatccgacacgtgtattagtataacctttgattattttcgcacttttgcacttgtttaagagattatcttagttattgtagtaggcccctcttttgaaggcgacgttaccctcaacccagtagtttgagtcagcaaggatacaatcctaaagggtcggattattgaaagataatgaattaagttattaatgcaaattatggtaggccccgcttctggcggtgacgttaccctcagctaagtagtctgagtcagcagggatacagtcctaaatagccgggttatagtattaatagtagttaacttatgagggggtcaaagagtttggatccccgccatccaatacctatgggcattgaaggagatcctactaaatttgacccaggtcccaagcaggacctctaaacgctgaacaagggcaagacctttaccaaaccgttccctgaacccccgaccaggtagccaacatacctccatatagaccgtggagatatgaatggtgaaaatcttttattttatatagacagtaaaataacgccaagacaccacagacaaacgataaggaaagatcaccttcaacataagtaactagttattaaagtcattaatacaaaaccaaataaaaagtgcaaaagattaaaaataaaaagtattatact
It encodes:
- the LOC110912022 gene encoding cytochrome P450 Tp4149, whose translation is MFSLLQTYFLFPFILITFISFKWISFRLKIKKKLPPSPPKLPIIGNLHQLGSSPHRSLRALSQKHGSLMLMQFGSVPTLVASSAESAKEIMKTHDLKFANRPKLIIPDMLIYGSSDITFSPYGEFWRQVKSIAVVHLLNTSRVHSFRHVREKEIGLMIESIEKSNGSIIDLSELVFWLVNNIVCKVSLGRSYQGLKFTDLLAQFVHVLGALCIGNYIPWLSWIDRLSGLEDKARKVAKEFDEFLEGVVREHLDKRSKGDAHTDQDLVDVLLDIQRDNAIGFDLQRDTIKAIILDVFAAGTDTTYGSLVWSISELIRHPRVMKKLQQEVTEVAQGRTMIYETDLEKMEYLKATIKETLRLYPPIPLLIPRESMQDVNVMGYDIPAGTQTIVNAWAIGRDPSLWEEPDEFRPERFLNSSIDYKGLHFELLPFGAGRRGCPGVQFAIVMYELALANVIYKFDLSLPDGVKDKDLDMSETNSITLHKRSPLLVKATPRF
- the LOC118483897 gene encoding ACT domain-containing protein ACR4-like; this translates as MPMCGHNTRAAFLIVLTDEESGTAITDPTRLCNIKTRLCNVLTVTSNDDTRANIVVTQRVIHPERRLHQMMLANRDYKRGNCVDLDISRRPDVNAVNVYCKDCLVVTIRCTDRPRLLFDIIYTLIDMDYIVLHGYIKAERTETFQGWNTEKWLNKSESGRTNRRVVVMVYPDIPTYRWIHRV